From a single Collimonas pratensis genomic region:
- the orn gene encoding oligoribonuclease: MSQAADISANPVAAPVPAAPLRPNEFNLIWVDMEMTGLNPDSDRIIEVAVVVTDPQLNILAEGPVFAIHQADEIMDGMDAWNKGTHGRSGLIERVKTSTVTENEAELALIEFLKKYVPNGKSPMCGNTICQDRRFMARGMPKLEAFFHYRNLDVSTLKELCRRWKPELASGFKKHQKHTALADILESIEELRYYREHFIKE, translated from the coding sequence ATGTCACAAGCCGCCGATATCTCCGCTAACCCTGTTGCCGCGCCAGTCCCGGCAGCGCCGCTGCGGCCGAACGAATTCAACCTGATCTGGGTCGACATGGAAATGACCGGGCTCAACCCGGACAGCGACCGCATCATTGAAGTCGCGGTGGTGGTGACCGATCCGCAACTGAACATCCTGGCGGAAGGCCCGGTATTTGCGATCCACCAGGCCGACGAGATCATGGATGGCATGGATGCCTGGAACAAGGGCACGCACGGCCGTTCTGGCCTGATCGAGCGGGTCAAGACCTCGACCGTGACGGAAAACGAGGCGGAATTGGCGCTGATCGAATTCCTGAAGAAATATGTGCCGAACGGCAAGTCGCCGATGTGCGGCAACACGATCTGCCAGGATCGGCGCTTCATGGCGCGCGGCATGCCGAAGCTGGAAGCGTTTTTCCACTACCGTAACCTGGACGTATCGACCTTGAAAGAACTGTGCCGCCGCTGGAAGCCGGAACTGGCAAGCGGCTTCAAGAAGCATCAGAAGCACACCGCGCTGGCCGATATCCTGGAATCGATTGAAGAACTGCGCTACTACCGCGAGCATTTCATCAAGGAATAA
- a CDS encoding UPF0149 family protein: MNLDEPLSDKEFDELDDFLLSDRCAEDSMTMDTLHGYLTALVIGPEQVLLGEWLPHVWGPSLKDAPKFKSDKEYEKIVGLIARYMNEIAITLEVAPKEYEPLFCEHEHEGKALLDGEAWAWGFWEGINLRAKAWEPIWHSNLATVVRPIYLLGAEELEEEEMALREDPMQRHKLAVEVEAAIPEIYRYWLPHRKSAVKTIQREAPKVGRNDDCSCGSGKKFKKCCGLNATDNKTED; this comes from the coding sequence ATGAACCTCGACGAACCCCTCTCAGACAAAGAATTTGACGAACTGGACGATTTTCTCTTGTCCGATCGTTGCGCTGAAGACAGCATGACCATGGATACCCTGCACGGCTATCTGACGGCGCTGGTGATCGGGCCGGAACAGGTGCTGCTGGGCGAATGGCTGCCGCACGTGTGGGGACCGTCGCTGAAAGATGCGCCGAAATTCAAGTCCGACAAGGAATACGAAAAGATCGTCGGCCTGATCGCGCGCTACATGAATGAAATCGCCATCACGCTGGAAGTAGCGCCGAAAGAATACGAACCGCTGTTTTGCGAACACGAGCACGAAGGCAAGGCCCTGCTCGACGGCGAAGCCTGGGCCTGGGGTTTCTGGGAAGGCATCAACCTGCGCGCCAAGGCCTGGGAACCGATCTGGCATTCCAACCTGGCGACGGTAGTACGCCCTATCTATCTGCTGGGCGCGGAAGAGCTGGAAGAAGAAGAAATGGCGCTGCGCGAAGATCCGATGCAACGCCACAAGCTGGCGGTGGAAGTGGAAGCGGCGATTCCGGAAATCTACCGCTACTGGCTGCCGCACCGCAAATCCGCAGTCAAGACTATCCAGCGCGAAGCGCCGAAAGTCGGCCGCAATGACGATTGCAGCTGCGGCAGCGGCAAGAAATTCAAGAAGTGCTGCGGATTGAACGCGACTGACAACAAGACGGAAGATTAA
- a CDS encoding GNAT family N-acetyltransferase encodes MKIRALTPADLASYRQLRLESILDAPSSFVPTHEEESALPEEQMAARLKESPFQVTYGAFQDEVLVGVVGLVRDARSKICHRATVVGVYVTPQARAGGIAQRLFEAVIAHARNIPELVQLDLKVNTINPGARALYAKLGFVSCGFDHRAMRIEGKFHDEERMALYLDVI; translated from the coding sequence ATGAAAATCAGAGCATTAACCCCGGCAGACCTCGCGTCCTACCGCCAGCTCAGGCTGGAATCGATCCTGGATGCGCCGTCTTCATTCGTGCCCACGCACGAGGAAGAAAGCGCGCTGCCCGAGGAACAGATGGCGGCACGTTTGAAAGAGAGCCCTTTCCAGGTGACTTACGGCGCGTTTCAAGACGAGGTCCTGGTCGGCGTCGTCGGTCTGGTGCGCGATGCCAGGTCCAAGATTTGCCATCGGGCCACGGTGGTCGGCGTCTATGTCACGCCGCAGGCGCGCGCGGGCGGCATAGCGCAGCGCCTGTTCGAGGCGGTGATAGCGCATGCCAGGAATATCCCGGAACTCGTCCAGCTGGATTTGAAAGTCAACACAATCAATCCTGGCGCCAGGGCGCTCTACGCCAAGCTGGGATTTGTCTCTTGCGGCTTCGATCATCGCGCCATGCGTATAGAGGGAAAATTTCATGACGAGGAGCGCATGGCGCTGTATCTCGACGTGATATAG
- a CDS encoding DNA ligase gives MPTPSSARPRRPRIASLLSALLLGLSLWLPAAAQSTTPAPPMMLANVYHPGIALADYWVSEKLDGVRGYWDGKQLLTRGGQRINAPPWFTAGWPKVALDGELWAGRGQFNHAVSTVRREAPDDAAWRRMRFMVFDLPAHPGTFDQRLPALQSTLAKLAVPWVQPVEQVKLGDDAALQGLLQQTVRQGGEGLMLHRGASLYRAQRSDDLLKVKTHEDAEAKVIGHLPGKGKYQGMLGALLVETPDGLRFKLGSGFSDAQRRQPPALGSVVTYRFRGLNESGIPRFASFMRIYQQ, from the coding sequence ATGCCCACGCCATCATCTGCCCGACCACGCCGACCACGCATTGCCAGCCTGCTGAGCGCCCTGTTGCTCGGCTTATCTCTTTGGCTGCCCGCCGCTGCCCAGTCCACCACGCCGGCACCGCCGATGATGCTGGCAAATGTCTACCATCCCGGCATCGCGCTGGCCGATTATTGGGTTAGCGAGAAGCTGGATGGTGTGCGTGGTTACTGGGACGGCAAGCAATTGCTGACCCGCGGCGGCCAGCGGATCAACGCCCCGCCCTGGTTCACTGCGGGCTGGCCAAAGGTGGCGCTGGATGGCGAACTGTGGGCTGGCCGAGGCCAGTTCAACCATGCGGTGTCGACCGTGCGCCGCGAGGCACCCGACGATGCAGCCTGGCGCCGCATGCGCTTCATGGTGTTCGACCTGCCTGCCCACCCCGGCACGTTCGACCAGCGCCTGCCTGCGCTGCAAAGCACGCTCGCCAAGCTTGCCGTACCTTGGGTACAGCCGGTGGAACAGGTCAAACTGGGTGACGACGCAGCCTTGCAAGGCTTGCTGCAACAGACCGTCAGGCAAGGCGGCGAAGGCTTGATGCTGCACCGGGGCGCTTCGCTTTACCGCGCGCAGCGCAGTGACGACCTGCTGAAAGTGAAAACCCATGAGGATGCCGAAGCCAAGGTCATCGGCCATCTGCCCGGCAAAGGCAAATACCAGGGCATGCTGGGCGCACTCTTGGTGGAAACGCCAGATGGCTTACGTTTCAAGCTGGGCAGCGGCTTCAGCGACGCACAACGGCGCCAGCCGCCCGCCTTGGGCAGCGTGGTGACATACCGCTTCCGCGGCTTGAATGAGAGCGGCATACCGAGGTTCGCCAGCTTCATGCGGATCTATCAGCAATAG
- a CDS encoding diguanylate cyclase, translating into MPAIALNHYNLRAPRVLLLQLKEFYCEVIGLEAGERPAFDSFGYWLYAGGQAVLHLSEARTGDVRHTGIATSFDHVAFSCVDPEGMEALLLARQLPYQVAFVPSLQQKQIFLRDPAGNGVELNFTCIS; encoded by the coding sequence ATGCCAGCCATAGCCCTCAATCATTACAACCTGCGCGCGCCGCGAGTACTATTGCTGCAGTTGAAGGAATTTTATTGCGAAGTGATCGGCCTGGAAGCCGGCGAGCGGCCCGCTTTCGACAGTTTCGGTTACTGGCTATATGCTGGCGGGCAAGCCGTGCTGCATCTGAGCGAAGCGCGGACCGGCGATGTCAGGCATACCGGTATCGCCACCAGCTTCGATCACGTCGCCTTCAGCTGCGTCGATCCTGAGGGAATGGAAGCGCTTTTGCTGGCGCGCCAGCTGCCTTATCAAGTGGCGTTTGTCCCGTCCTTGCAGCAAAAACAGATCTTCCTGCGCGATCCGGCCGGCAACGGGGTTGAACTGAATTTCACATGCATAAGCTAA